gaaagaaaacgaaactgtgacattgcagtgacaggttgccagcctctcgcctacgccacaatttaacccatatcccatagtcgccttctacgacacccacgggaaaaaagggggtggtgaaattcttaaaccgtcaccacacagggactattttttgttcgttttaatAGCCGATACTTAGCTCATTTTGCTCGCTTTTGATGGGACGAGTGCCTTATGAGAACGTTATTAAGCCAggtttagacgagcaagttttgagacaagtatatgcaagaaagagatgcagatatttgctaCTCACTCTTActtatagttgcgtctcaaaacttgcagcaataacttgcacgtctaaactcagctttatagACGAAGGAATATGGCAGGTACCTAGTTGATCTATATTTACAATGTGTTTCTTGCTCATAACTCTGACTGCTCATAACTGATTActctaagtaggtattaaaatgaTCAGCATAAAAGTTCCTTCTGTCTGTTCCTGTTAACCAATTGGAGCCCTAGGCCactagaactatgtcatagtaacatATAaaccagattgtaagaaatctcctacagcttgtcattttgacatggttatagggtggcctagggttccaattagttgactgtacctacctaaggTATTACATAAATCTGTGTCTGATTGACACGTTCACTGTCGCCCCATCAACTGTGAACCTTACAGCTTTGTAATAAGACGTTAGTGTGACTTTTCTGAGGCACTGGACAGTAGACAGTGAACGTGGTACTGCAATAAAACATCCACATTTGTAGGTAAATCAATTTTATAGACAAAGTAATACAATAAACGACACGAAACTACACAAACAAATATAAAACACCAAAACAAACAACTCTAGACGTCAGCGGCGCCTCGGGCAGCGGCATGAGCGGCGGCGGCGTCGGCGGcgccggcagcggcggcggcggcggcggcggcggcagcggTCTGAAGGCTGCGACTGTGCCTCGTCCTTCTGTTCGTTCCGCCCGCTCATGTCGTCCGCGGCCGCCCGAGAGTTCCGACTCACGCAGTACCGCGAACCTTTCCGCTCCAAAAACCCGTAGTTAGTCCCGGCCTCCAAGCACGTTGTCATGTTCTGCATCAGCGGGTCCGTACCAGAGTTACGGAACTCCCTCTTCAGATGCGTCAGTATGTCCGTCAGCTTTGCTCCATTTCTTTTCCGCTGCAGGAACTGCGTCAACGCTTTACCGGTCGGCGTGAAGGTGTTCTCCAGGTCTTTCACTGCCTCCTCGACTGCGGGCGCCTCTTCCGTCTGAGTGTTCATTTTGCTGATTCACATTaggattttaatttaattccaaAATATAATGTACGAAATTTTGCAATGTCATTGTACCTTTCGACTTGGCATGACAGACTGAAATGATAACGCTGTTCTTTTTatgaaatgtcaattttgaagaTGAAAATAATACTTGTATTTTTAGCCAGTATTTCCTAGACTATTTCATGTTAAAATAGTCTaggaaaaataacaaaattgaaaCTTTACACAAAAATCTACTATTTTTTATTGGTTTCttattaaaattgttatttgagtgaattataaataaatttacatttaaagcctgacaagttgAATCTCGCCACGTTGCGCATTTTCAAGTGAACAAATTTTCCTTTACTGGCAAGGtaattactatttgacacccgtcgtcgaaagtcatcgaatgtcagtgatgtaaacaagaaGTAACTATCTAAATATTCCATTTTCTAACGGTTACATCGCAAATATGCCgaaaataatattcaaaaagtgaaaatacAGAATGTGATTAAGAGTGGGTTacttacaacaaaaaaggatgaagtaTTTCACAGCATTTTGATAACAATGTTCCAAAATTggttgttgacatgtccggtcCTGACAGTTTGTAGTGCTGTTCTCGTTCTCTGTATcgattagttggtttcgatttagctttatattttttttgtcttatttAAAGTGTCTGTAGCTCACCACAAACGATTGGTAATTGACTGTATTATTGTTGGTTTTAATAAATGCCCGGgtggtggtaacacactgtatagcGCTGATGGTTTTCcatgtaagtaataaaatatagtcTGACAAACGATTTCcgtcactagaaaaaaaaacttaaagtaGGCGCGAATgtgagcagttctcaaaaagctTGTactgtacatagccacgtcagcaaaaattgatcctattttgttaccaacatttagtattataagtcgactttcgtgagatatatacaggataattgttgtaattaagaaaatatagatactactTAGAGagccttaatgacgaaatatctaatttaaatatgaataaaacttAAACCATATTTCAAAATATGGAAAGGCCGTAAACCCTAAACCCTGAACATAGGCGACCTTGCTCCGACCTTGGCCCGTTTAAATCGCTCACACCTCGAGCCCCGAGGGGGATCCGCGGAATTTGGCCTCTTCAACGACCCACAGTACCCACACCTTCACCCTTAAGCGTCGTAAAATTTTATAACGCTGCACGTTACCCTATAACTTTGCCTATCGCTGTACAttttattaagacgatacaggatgggtcaattctccatacaaacgctatCGGCTATtttctccctggtttttgaagatagagcactgattttttcaactcagattattattatttttatctgtgtcagaccgttttgaTTCTTTTCCCAAATccagcccatcaaaaatttccaaaaacggccttattgattatggcgcaaaaaaggtgtggtattcaaaattggtaacaattaacaaaaaaaaaaactaaacggtccgacacagataatttcattgttattcagattctcacgTTTCGttacgattcattaagttttgaaggaggaaacagcgAGAGCGAGAGCgtaacctcgattttaaagattttttcgcaatatcttttaactgagtagttctgaatggacaattttttttcgataaatctagttaataacactagtataattatttaaataaaattccaaaattgaaagggctcctttctattttagcattttcactcCTGTAGAAATAACTAGaaaatacgagtatgtacatGTTCACACGATTAAAGTGAAAatgtacatacttatttgtatctttttaggtatttcgattttaaacccccgacgcaaaaacgacgaggtgttataagtttgacctgtctgtctgtttgtctgcctgtgTCAGACAcacgtctgtctgtggcatcgtagatcctgaacggatgaactgatttagatttagattttttgtttgaaagcttagtcgggagtgttcttagccatgtttcatgaaaatcggtccacaatgtcgggggattttcaaaattgaaattttgtggttaggctaTACTCCACTGTGACGCGATAGGACGAGCCAtgttacagtctgaccaaaaagagcaGAAATTacaaagtggcaacatcgtccCGTTTCCTCACACAtagatttgaaagggatgacgctacaatgttgccactttttaatttctaactctttttggtcagactgtaaagttgtaaatgggtgaatcactttttcttgcctgttattgccatcgttacggtctcctgagtcacactggttttatgcaaaattatgctactgaaattatgcaagcatgcatgtagtccatgtttgtaggtggaaaattaaggaaagggcttgttaacaccagaaaaatgcatgtttgcatacttagtttaagtagcataattttggaCAAAACCAGCGTGGTTCAGGGGACCATAACCATGgaaataacaggcaagaaaaagttgattcacccaaatctTTTGCGTAACCAATTAATAGCacaatctggtaacaaaaattttaaattaaaacgtGGCAAAACTTTGGTGTCGTACCTGtctaaacattttatgtaaggaaacgggacgacactaccacagtacaataaagaatactatcgtacGGTATGGCCACGCCCGCTCCCCGCTTAAAAGTGCGGCCCACCcgttctcggttacctcacagttgccgcccgtcaaaaacacgaacagtcgacctgtcatatctcactcatgcaagcatagtacgcgttcacctgcgcgagcttagactatcactgtgtgctaggaacgcgcctctttcatatatttgattgcctttgtccgaggtgtgacactaCAGTGTTGTcactatttaatttctactcataGTGGTCATTCTTAAACAAATTGATTAAGCTTCACTGTAACAAGCTCTATTGATAACATGTGTTGTGGCACAGCaggctccccgctgaaagcgccgcccaccccctctcggttacctcacagttaccgcctgtcaaaaacgctctcactcatacaagcatggtacgcgttcaccaacacgaacttagaatgtgtgctaggaacgcgcctctttaatatatttgatcgccagtgtccgagatgtgattaTGGTTACTTAGACAACTATTGACTTTAGATATAGTTTCTActgagttttatttagtttaaagCGGCCCTATTTCGGCCTCCAGTAACCTTTTAAACAATAATTAAACCCCATTTCGCACCAAACGGGCTAATATTAACTTTCTCTAACCACTTCAAAACAATCTTAAGCATTTCTAACATTAAACGACGATTACGATTCACATTATATAAGCCCTTGCTTTGAGGCTTATGTTATGAAACATGAGCTGTTCGATTTATGTTTTATCTCTGAGAGCCCTTGGAATCGAACGGGCGATCCGGCTTAATCGTCGGGAACATAACGCCGGATATACACTGGCCCGAAAATACCAAACAAACGGTATATATGACGTTTAAAGTCCGtccgaataggctagtttcctatacttaaaataaaatatttttctcaaacatggtatgaaatattgatgttatgtgccttataattggcagcgaagtatgacgttgcaggtgcggctaggacgattgaagctaggaacatactacgcggacgtccgtcgtaaaacgaccgcgaccgcgaccgatcagtgtgcacagAACAAAACATccggcgagccagatttcgatcggacgtccacgcgctcaaggccacgtccacgtccgtcgaccgatagtttgcacggctacgtgtatttccattgtccagattcccgtccgcggtcgatttacgacggacgtccgcgtagtgtgttcctagcttgatagataatggaatttcatacaaaccttgcaggccaaggcaggcaaagtcttcttttttaatttccaaacacagataattgtgacataacatccaggtatttagccaattaaaaaaaaaaactataaggggctttatagacgtgccaactgcaactggtacgggccctagacaatatttgattttgggtgcgttttcatacaaaaaaaaattttttcgttttttttgaatttttttttaactttttgtttttttataagcgtatacggggtatcaaaggggaacgaaaattcgattatttttgcgctacgacgcaccgtttaggagatacagccatccaaagttactattttcagtagactttatttatttcataccatgtttgagaaaagcactatacatacctcggcgggaaatggggttgcccctttgtcccggcctctgtagtaatgtactattattcagtgcacgaaataaagcaccacataattagaagaaaaatatggacagtagttacgtttaaacataatttatatttaatgtcaaagagaaagatatataaagtaaatgaattgaccgtgacgtcactcctcagtatttcatagtaattccatattagcaaatcgctttgacagttcttaaaaagaagctgacgCCATGTttcggaatttcattagaactacttacttacttcatactaaactgaactgtcacccgaTACATCAGAATatcagcgccctcctgacaataatcatatatttctggtcgtGCATATATCTTTataaccctacataaaagtctatttccCAAAGCCAGCCCCCGtcggcttcccgcgcacgcgcgcagtaacgaaaaaaatgaaaacttattgtttggctctgtaaccatggcaacgcattgttataaagTTACTTCGCGCGTGTGCGGGAAGCCggcgggggatggctttgggcagctacAACGTCGCATAGGGATCGAGGTTATAAAGTTTTCTGATGAAGGAGATACGAGAATATCAGATAATTTTGACTTAAATTGTTTGTGTGTTGAAAAAGGAGCCGGTACTTTTCAGGGATATAAgaaaagacaattttttttaaataaaattatctcCTTCATTAagcgtaataagcgactttcaaaacttttaccagacgcgacaaagttggcaaaaaacgactctaacttacctcattttctcaagcctgattttgatatatgatacgcagggacctgtaaccagaccgtttgtaagcagccataccaatcggatggacccaaccatccgccagaccgacttaaagtttcgatatgagcattagtagaattgaaatattctgggtctataaaagctaaaaacttgaattttctacattaagctacgtgtatattgtatacttgacgtaataagcgactttcaaaaattttacttctaaggaaataaaaaaatgaaagtttatatgtggtgcaagattaatttaaagctatgaattttatttacactgcgtaagtacatgtgtattttattataaatttaaagaagaaaagtaaattaaacttttttttcggtcgtcgaacaaggtggttaaaaattagttttaagatcgatcctttttaatttgtgggcgagggacctcacactatgtataaaggcactatgtgtatgttgcatataatgtcaaatccctcgcatactacaaaagttatttaagcatttatataagttcagttaaaatgaggtggaaagtataagtgtatatgttgtgtacacacgtaaagtattttaaactttttataacggtatacaactatacatgtatttgaagaatgccaaaaatgtattcgtgtctgaaaattcagcatctccgacatgggttataacggggttgatgatgttcgtattgagtacaaatgtttaaacttcctaaacttgtaattctaaagttcgtcacttaggtatgttaccatgttttgtaggagaaaggaaattcgtttagttaacttaatgtagaaaattcaagtttttagcttttatagacccggaatacttcaattctactaatgctcgtatcgaaactttaagtcggtctggcggatggttgggttcatccgattggtctggctgcttacaaacggtctagttataggtccctgcgtatcatatatcaaaatcaggcttgagaaaatgaggtaagttagagtcgttttttgccaactttgtcgcgtctggtaaaagttatggccggcggaaacggtctggcattgatgataaccaatttcaaacaacgtgctctaacacatatataaaaatcagccttgagaatttaaggaaagtaagcactttttttttttcaccttcatcacttgatagcaaaaaattggccgatgggccgaactagaaaatatgcacacattaaacgccgatgtgaactctacattgtcccaaagtttcatccttgagaatttgaggaaggtctggcgggcctgggctcttgatctatactGTGTTGTcactatttaatttctactcataGTGGTCATTCTTAAACAAATTGATTAAGCTTCACTGTAACAAGCTCTATTGATAACATGTGTTGTGGCACAGCaggctccccgctgaaagcgccgcccaccccctctcggttacctcacagttaccgcctgtcaaaaacgctctcactcatacaagcatggtacgcgttcaccaacacgaacttagaatgtgtgctaggaacgcgcctctttaatatatttgatcgccagtgtccaagaTGTGATTATGGTTACTTAGACAACTATTGACTTTAGATATAGTTTCTActgagttttatttagtttaaagCGGCCCTATTTCGGCCTCCAGTAACCTTTTAAACAATAATTAAACCCCATTTCGCACCAAACGGGCTAATATTAACTTTCTCTAACCACTTCAAAACAATCTTAAGCATTTCTAACATTAAACGACGATAACGATTCACATTATATAAGCCCTTGCTTTGAGGCTTATGTTATGAAACATGAGCTGTTCGATTTATGTTTTATCTCTGAGAGCCCTTGGAATCGAACGGGCGATCCGGCTTAATCGTCGGGAACATAACGCCGGATATACACTGGCCCGAAAATACCAAACAAATGGTAGATACGGTATATATGACGTTTAAAGTCCGtccgaataggctagtttcctatacttaaaataaaatattatactcgcttcgctcgtggttcaactatagaatcctttcacttgctcgtttttcaattccacactcggcgttaaaatacaactttgcccccttgtataacaaataacaatttctcaaacatggtatgaaatattgatgttatgtgccttataattggcagcgaagtatgacgttgcaggtgcggctaggacgattgatagataatggaatttcatacaaaccttgcaggccaaggcaggcaaagtcttcttttttaatttccaaacacagataattgtgacataacatccaggtatttagccaattaaaaaaaaaactataaggggctttatagacgtgccaactgcaactggtacgggccctagacaatatttgattttgggtgcgttttcatacaaaaaaaatttttttcgttt
This genomic stretch from Leguminivora glycinivorella isolate SPB_JAAS2020 chromosome Z, LegGlyc_1.1, whole genome shotgun sequence harbors:
- the LOC125240536 gene encoding uncharacterized protein LOC125240536 gives rise to the protein MNTQTEEAPAVEEAVKDLENTFTPTGKALTQFLQRKRNGAKLTDILTHLKREFRNSGTDPLMQNMTTCLEAGTNYGFLERKGSRYCVSRNSRAAADDMSGRNEQKDEAQSQPSDRCRRRRRRRRCRRRRRRRRSCRCPRRR